The following are encoded together in the Candida orthopsilosis Co 90-125, chromosome 5 draft sequence genome:
- a CDS encoding Nan1 U3 snoRNP protein — translation MPSTNIDEWSLSMLTGGVPTHFPYSQTTASIFSPDGRYLITTLTHQIRVYFVSTRQCIKTIDIDLNDLVDLKLDVTNPNHAILFKSFGEIVTVNYKDKLSDAIIGKTSIQQQLGNLLLLSVVCVKHNKYIVITGKRDKKKGFSPHTRYINSIDRTSESVSVIGDVPNVLMYSISLDARKLAFVMNDHKVLLLDLATYYTNSEDDQQVATSVSNLESLIVKEVIPFQYRSPVTAIAVSNDSLIALGTNSGVIQVLYGGLVNNDKTQQRVFKWHIDQVNALQFSHDNNYLLSGGVEKVLVFWQLETEKKQFLPRLNGVIDKINIDNYKNDYVELLLKTDVNNYEILVLSLVDLVSRLSVNTIRPKFTNNVKTTLSRTKKRLAKEGLDQFNKLKLRYDYSCQFEIHPKTKNLYFPNESSIQSFDLVKNEQSFIQHAAPVLSTGKVRSETKLLDPQISLLQFTHDGDWMCTYDEVTSAEVDCTLSTNDKQFALKFWKFIENKDKEKDKDKDRDNRNGYWELTTKIIDPHGKSAPVLSLIPAPGSYFNGVAFLTADNKGGVRVWRPAYPKEAYKIANPGNKSQQIAWTLRKQKPSSNTTSDAVALAWSDDSSIIFLSHECSITCFDSRTFDPLEFQLPILTESKIRSIRYLNNYLVVLSKTRFFVYDLIKGQLTNLVTKVSTTSGGKNLTTVDSTRNLICLAVNSYANYESDLENLQINSKLYIFKPDQLKPVSVHNHSSGIASVKSDANGFIFIDLETRVGSLNSTLLSVENNDVAGLTNEINQMLITAQANVDLLNDGNAPVKYQSNGHADEIDDDDASKVIDLHTFQPIFQNLDGIQIETIFDRISNILK, via the coding sequence ATGCCTTCCACTAACATAGATGAATGGTCACTATCCATGTTAACAGGTGGAGTACCGACCCATTTCCCATATTCACAAACCACAGCATCAATATTCTCCCCTGATGGAAGATACTTGATCACTACATTAACTCATCAAATTAGAGTTTATTTCGTATCTACTAGACAATGTATTAAAACGATagatattgatttgaatgatttggtGGACCTCAAATTGGATGTAACTAACCCTAATCATGCTATTCTTTTTAAAagttttggagaaattgtCACTGTTAATTATAAAGATAAATTGAGTGATGCCATAATTGGTAAAACttcaatacaacaacaattgggtAATTTGCTTCTATTGTCAGTGGTATGTGTTAAGCATAATAAGTATATTGTTATTACAGGAAAGAGAGATAAGAAGAAGGGGTTCAGTCCACATACAAGATatataaattcaattgatagGACATCGGAGCTGGTATCGGTGATTGGTGATGTGCCAAATGTACTAATGTATTCAATATCGTTAGATGCTAGGAAATTGGCATTTGTCATGAATGATCACAAGGTAttattgttggatttggcCACTTATTACACTAACAGTGAAGACGATCAGCAAGTAGCTACGTCAgtatcaaatttggaatcattAATTGTCAAGGAAGTGATACCATTCCAGTATAGGTCACCGGTTACTGCAATAGCAGTATCGAATGATTCATTGATTGCATTAGGAACAAACTCAGGAGTAATTCAAGTGTTGTATGGCGGTCTCGTAAACAATGACAAGACGCAACAACGTGTTTTCAAATGGCATATTGATCAAGTTAATGCATTACAATTTTCACACGATAACAATTACCTTCTTTCTGGAggtgttgaaaaagtattggTATTCTGGCAATTGGAAacagaaaagaaacaatttttaCCAAGATTGAATGGAGTTATCGATAAGATAAACATTGATAATTACAAGAATGATTATGTTGaattattgttgaaaactgATGTCAACAATTATGAAATCTTGGTGTTATCATTAGTAGATCTTGTGTCAAGATTATCAGTAAACACGATAAGGCcaaaatttacaaacaaTGTGAAAACTACATTGTCACGTACCAAAAAGAGACTCGCCAAAGAAGGTTTAGATCAATTTAATAAACTCAAATTAAGGTATGATTATAGttgtcaatttgaaattcaccccaaaaccaaaaactTGTATTTCCCCAATGAATCATCCAttcaatcatttgatttaGTCAAGAACGAACAAAGTTTTATTCAACATGCAGCACCAGTGTTATCTACTGGTAAAGTACGTTCAGAAACTAAATTACTCGATCCACAAATTTCCTTACTACAATTTACTCATGATGGTGATTGGATGTGTACTTATGATGAGGTCACCAGTGCGGAAGTAGATTGTACTTTATCAACCAATGATAAACAATTtgcattgaaattttggaaatttattgaaaataaagataAGGAAAAGGATAAAGATAAAGATCGTGATAATCGAAATGGATATTGGGAATTGACAACAAAGATTATTGATCCCCATGGGAAATCAGCACCTGTATTGTCATTGATTCCAGCACCAGGTTCATATTTCAATGGAGTTGCGTTCCTAACTGCTGATAATAAAGGTGGTGTACGTGTATGGAGACCAGCATACCCCAAGGAGGCTTACAAGATTGCTAACCCTGGAAACAaatcacaacaaattgCTTGGACTTTGCGTAAACAGAAACCTTCTTCGAACACCACATCAGATGCAGTGGCATTAGCTTGGTCGGATGATAGTTCCATCATTTTTCTAAGTCATGAATGTTCAATCACTTGTTTTGATAGTAGGACATTTGATCCATTGGAGTTTCAACTTCCAATATTGACTGAATCAAAGATTAGATCTATTAgatatttgaataattaCCTCGTTGTTTTATCCAAGACGAGATTTTTCGTTTACGATTTGATAAAGGGACAATTAACCAATCTAGTTACGAAAGTATCAACAACTAGTGGTGGAAAGAATTTGACCACTGTTGACTCAACGAGAAATCTCATTTGCTTAGCCGTTAACTCATATGCTAATTACGAATCAGATTTGGAGAATTTAcaaataaattcaaaattgtataTATTCAAACCggatcaattgaaaccGGTATCGGTACATAATCATTCACTGGGTATTGCTTCAGTCAAATCAGATGCTAACGGATTCATTTTTATCGACTTGGAAACGCGTGTTGGctcattgaattcaacattgttgagTGTGGAGAATAACGATGTCGCTGGATTAACCAATGAAATTAATCAAATGTTAATCACAGCACAAGCAAACGTTGATTTGTTAAATGATGGAAATGCCCCGGTGAAATATCAATCTAATGGACATGCTGATGAGATcgatgatgacgatgcATCTAAAGTCATTGACTTGCATACATTCCAAcccattttccaaaatcttGATGGAATTCAAATAGAGACTATATTTGATCGTATATCGAACATTCTTAAGTAA